The Amyelois transitella isolate CPQ chromosome Z, ilAmyTran1.1, whole genome shotgun sequence genome contains a region encoding:
- the LOC132903931 gene encoding uncharacterized protein LOC132903931, with protein MKSCVLIAALFAATVNGSTYITQITSSPGIYFDQSLDVKFIHDSWNVVTYIDLSHIQPHLDNVEYLFERISKYCVSSQSSSKIQSDCTNSLNSLESQHANNVKKFSSISYLVQVQQTKRSKRGLVDLGGSILKTFFGTLDASDAIIYTDAINQVQSSEKQLAHLMQDNIHVIKSTVSTFNSTMSKIKENESRLNHNLNIIEKAFETLTNSNDKLEMKSQLSLLLHSLEGIIMSLSFDIDDLNNAILFSKMNILHPTVLSPQRLYEELELYKNNIPKHSELPVSLTLQNVHELINVSDIICYLHDNKLIIVVKVPLVLPQTYNLFHSIPLPTPYNSQTPDTYVLIAPNKPYLAITVDRLFYSQFDDVKECKVIQNQCYVCALKNVYSSIANPVCETVLLTDVVQKLPKSCQTKLLHGSIDFFQKITNDRWIFVQSEPGKGHITCEKPYSNVDEILFGTGILHLPKTCQAFYKTLSFSATDTLTSNISISISSYNIVNDDCCVSNKINTSISKLPFVKLNEVNNLDSLLQASLHLNEFEKELNKVQQPTHLEKYSTHYISLIYVITTIILLYLLYKSRKYICSQSSGCCINIYNQCHNKKTKRSVKSIKDISPRPEYTSDSSDKESVRSLPIPTKRNILD; from the exons ATGAAATCGTGTGTCCTGATAGCGGCATT ATTTGCCGCGACAGTGAACGGGAGCACGTATATAACGCAGATAACCAGCAGTCCAGGAATTTATTTCGATCAATCTCTAGATGTTAAGTTTATCCACGATAGTTGGAATGTTGTAACGTACATCGACTTGTCTCATATTCAACCTCATTTAGATAACGTGGAATACCTATTTGAAAGAATTTCTAAATATTGTGTCTCTTCTCAGTCATCATCAAAAATCCAATCAGACTGTACTAACTCTCTTAATTCTCTAGAGTCCCAACATGCTAACAACGTAAAAAAGTTTTCTTCAATATCTTATTTAGTACAAGTGCAACAAACAAAACGTTCTAAACGCGGATTAGTTGATTTAGGAGGCTCgatattaaaaactttcttCGGAACATTAGATGCTAGTGACGCAATTATATACACCGACGCAATAAATCAAGTACAGTCGAGCGAAAAACAGTTAGCACATCTTATGCAAGATAATATCCACGTCATAAAATCAACAGTATCTACATTCAATAGTacaatgtcaaaaataaaagaaaacgaGAGTCGACTAAACCATAACTTAAACATCATAGAAAAAGCCTTTGAAACTCTCACAAATTCAAACGATAAATTAGAAATGAAGTCTCAATTATCTCTGCTACTTCATTCGCTAGAAGGTATAATAATGTCTCTATCTTTCGATATCGATGACCTGAATAACGcaatattatttagtaaaatgaatattttgcaCCCGACTGTACTCAGTCCACAGCGACTTTATGAAGAACTTGagctatataaaaacaatatacctaaACATTCCGAGTTGCCAGTATCTTTGACTCTGCAAAACGTTCATGAGCTAATTAATGTATCTGATATCATATGTTATCTCCATGataataagttaattattgTAGTAAAAGTTCCTCTCGTTTTGCCtcaaacatataatttatttcattctatCCCTTTACCTACCCCCTATAACAGCCAGACTCCTGATACTTATGTTCTAATTGCACCTAATAAACCATATTTGGCAATAACTGTAGATAGATTATTTTACTCACAATTTGATGATGTTAAAGAGTGTAAAGTGATACAAAACCAGTGTTACGTATGTGCGTTAAAAAACGTTTACTCGTCTATAGCCAACCCAGTGTGTGAGACAGTACTGTTAACCGACGTAGTTCAAAAGTTACCCAAATCGTGCCAAACAAAACTCTTACACGGCTCTATAGACTTCTTCCAGAAGATAACTAACGACAGGTGGATCTTCGTGCAATCAGAACCGGGTAAAGGACATATAACGTGTGAAAAGCCTTATTCTAACGTAGACGAAATCTTGTTCGGAACTGGTATTTTACATCTACCCAAAACATGTCAagctttttataaaactttatcttTTAGTGCTACTGATACATTAACCTCTAACATATCTATTTCTATATCTAGTTATAATATTGTCAATGACGACTGTTGCGTCTCTAATAAGATAAACACTTCTATTTCTAAGCTACCGTTTGTAAAACTTAATGAAGTAAATAACCTTGATTCTCTGCTACAAGCTAGTTTACATCTAAATGAATTTGAGAAAGAACTGAATAAAGTCCAACAACCCACTCATTTAGAAAAGTATAGCACTCATTATATCTCACTGATTTATGTAATTAcaactataatattgttatacctattatataaaagtagaaaatacatatgttcTCAAAGCTCGGGTTGttgcattaatatttataaccaaTGTCATAATAAGAAAACCAAGAGAAGTGTTAAGtcaataaaagatatttcacCTAGACCTGAGTATACCTCAGACTCATCAGATAAAGAATCTGTGAGATCTTTACCAATACCTACAAAAAGGAATATCTtagattaa